TGACTAGCAATTCTCTTTGTCGCTTGCTAATAAATCAATTGAAAATTTCTGGAGAGGTGGCAGAGTGGTTGATCGCTCCGGTCTTGAAAACCGGCGACCCTTTAACGGGGTCCGGGGGTTCGAATCCCTCCCTCTCCGCCAGGAGTTTTACGCAGTAAAAGAAACACGAAGTGTTTCTGGTGGGATTCGAACAGCGCAGCCGTAGGCGTAGCCAACAAACACAGCGAATCCCTCCCTCTCCGTTCGGCAGGCTCACGGCGAGCCTGCCAGGAATTTTACGCAGTAAAAAGCAACTCAAGTAACTTCACTTACCCACAACCAAATTTGTGGTACCAGTTTATCAACTGCCGTTTGGAACGCTTCTACAGCATACTTTGAAGACTTAGATTTAACCTCCTCTTCTAAGTTAAACGACTTACTAGAAACGATTGAGTGCGTTTTTAAATTCACAAGCTGAGCGCGGACTTTCACTGAAATTTTCGAAGGACTAGTGTAAAGCAAATGATGGAAGCGTTGTACTTCAAGCGCCAGCATATAATCTCCACGCGCTAAAACTGCTTCGGTCGTAATCGCCTTAACACGATTATTTTGTTCGAGGTAATTTGTAACAAGGCCAATCAGCTGCTTTGCTGGAGATTCAACCCAGCGCGCATATTGATAAGAACCTTCTTCCTGCTCGCTTTGTTGGGTTAAAATTTTCTGCGAGCTCAAACTTGGGGACGTAGTTGCATCGCTAATAATTAAAATAATGTCATGTGCTTGGTTGGATTGAGATCGATCAGTCGTTTCTTTAATTGTTGCCAGTCGATACAATCTTTCTTCATGTGTTTTTCCAAGTAACGAAGAACTGCATCCGCAAAAAATTATTAGGCAGCAAAAAATCAAACTAGTCTTGCTAATCAATGCTAGGGTGCTACGCATAAGTTTAAATTACTCTCCTGGTCCCAAGTTCCCACGGGCTGGCCCAACAATTACCGAGCGTGGATTTTCAAAGCGCTCAGCCGCAGTTGAAACTTTAGCAGCAGCAACTGCCAACTCTCGAGTGAGTCCTCCAAGTTGCAAGGACAACACATCTGTCAGCCGCGCTAAGGACTCGACTAATCCAGCTGACTGATTAACGATGCGATCGAGTCCTTCAACAGCACTAGCAACTTTTGCGCCGTCAATTTTGGAAAAAGTCTTATTCAGTGAATGCGCCGCCTGCTCCGTTTTGCCCAAAAGCGCGATGATTGAGCCTTATTTCTTGTTTAGTGCTTCAGAAAATTCTTTAATATTTGCTAACGTAAGACGAATGGAATCACGGTTCTCTTCGGATAAGACTTCAGAGACAAAACGTCGAAGATCTTTGACTAAATCAGGAATAGTATCGGCGATTTCATCTAACCCGGTGCGTCCTTCGGCAATGATTGGGTGGCGTTCGCCAGGAAGTCGCTCTGTTAAAATGGATGCGTCCTGCTTGGCGTTACGGATATCAATGTATGCCAGGCCGGTGAGAAAGTTACGTCGGATCACGGCTTCTGCACCTTGCTTAATTGGAATACCTCGTAAAACTCGAACTAATACGCGCACGCGTTCGACGTCATTATCAAGAATTGAAAAATCCTCAACACTGCCAACCTTAATTCCCTTCATGGTTAGATCGCTATTTTTCTGCAAACCATCTAAAGTCTGATTACGAAAATAGACCGTATAAAAATTATATTCAGATTCAGGCTTATTGGTACCTAACCAAAAACCAAAAGCAGTTAAAAATACGCTAAGAGTAATGACAACTGCTCCAATTAAAGTGTAACGTGCTTCTGCATCCATATTTAGCTTATTCTTTTAGCATGCTGCTCAATTTGCCGCGAAGAAAAATACTCTTGAATCCACGGGTGCCGATCCTGCATCACCGCCGAAACTGAACCATCGGCAACAACGACTCCTTGATCTAACACAATTACGCGGTCCGAAATAGAAATAATTGAGTCGAGGTCGTGCGTTACAATCATCACCGTCAAGCCCAGTGAACGCGAAAGCGTATAAATTAATTTATCAAAGGCACGAGCATTAATCGGATCTAAGCCAGAAGTTGGTTCATCTAAGAAAAGAAACTCAGGTTCGAGCGCCAATGCGCGGGCAAGTGCAGCTCGCTTACGCATCCCTCCAGAAAGCTCACTTGGCATTTTGCTACCATCTGATGCTTTTAGCCCAGCAAGCTCAAGCCGCAGCAAAGCAATTTGCTCAGCGATATTTTGCTCAAGCGGAAATTGCTCCCAGAATGGGACCAGCACGTTTTGCAATACTGTCAGCCCTGAAAATAGTGCTCCGTGTTGGAACAGGACTCCAAAGCGCCGCCTTAAAGCATCAACCTCATCTTCGCTAGCTTGATATACATCGACGTCAAATAGCCTAATTGATCCGGATGTTGGCTTGTGTAACCCAATAATTTCTCTTAATAAGGTAGACTTACCACAGCCACTTCCCCCAATTAATGAAACGATCGATCCGCGCTGGACTGCAAATGAAATGCCACGATGGACTTGAGTTTCTCCAAAATTAGTGTGAACCTCATCTACCGTTAAAACAACTTCCTGCTGAGTTGATAATCCAATCTTTGTCATTAACTTAGATTCCTAACTCAACAAAAACTACGGCAAATAGTGCATCAAGTAGAATCACAGCCATCAAGCTTTCAACCACAGTTGCTGTCGTATTTATCCCTACACTCTGCGCATTGCCTTCGACCATCAATCCGCGGCGACAGGCAATTAAAGCAATAAATGCTGCAAAGACTGGGGCCTTGAAAATTCCCACCAAAAAAGATCTAATCGGCAAGCGCACTTGCAGCCGATCAACGAATGTATATGGAGAAATGCCGAGCTTTGCTTCGGATACGGCAATACCTCCAATCAAGCCGACAATATCGCCAATGAAAACAAGTAGCGGCAGACTAATCATTAGGGCAAAGAGTCGTGGAAAAATCAAAACCCGAAAGGGAGACAAGCCAAGTGTGCGCATTGCATCAATTTCTTCATTAAGCTTCATTGTGCCAATCTGCGCGGTAAATGCTGAGCCTGAACGCCCTGCAACAATAATTGCAACAAGCACAGGTGAAAGTTCACGACAGAGTGAAATTGCAACCCCATCGACAATAAAAATGTTTGCTCCGTATCTTTCAATCTGTCCAGCAAATAAATAAGCAATCACCACCCCAATCAGTAGCATCATTAAAGCTACAATTGGCAACGCCCGCACACAGACATGTTCGAGCTGAACAAATAACTCTTTATAACGAAAGCGCAATGGCGTAAGACCAGTGCGCACAAAATTAACAACTGTTTCTCCAAAGAAAGCAAGGAACCGCTGAGTGTCCGCAGCAAGGTCTTCGGCTGCTTTACCCAAACGACCAAGAAAGCGCCTTTCTTCACCAAGCTTGGAGCGATCATCTCGCTTTTCTGCGGCTGCAACTAGCTCAATTAAGGCTCTGCTACTTGCTGTGAAGTTCTTCAGCTCGGCATCAGGGAAGTGTCGTCTGAGGAGCAACGCTCCTGCAGTATCAAGAGTTTCTAAGTTTTGAGCATCAATCAGGACAGAGCTTAGCTTGGTACCTTTTAATGTTTGAGTTAGTGCTGCTGCATTCTTTAAATTCCATGCACCGTGGAGATGAACCACTTGCTGATTAAGGTCAGTAGTTTGAGAAAAAAATTCGTTACTGTTCACTATTTTTTTTGAGGCTCGTTGTTTGCTTCATCTCACGATTGTTTTTTACCTCAGTAATGGAAGGGCGCGCTAGGGCTGAGAATTTATCGGCGCTTATTTTCTGAAATGACGCTTGTTTAGTATCTAATACTTTACAACTCACATTTTTCGTCTGTACCGGGTTTTCAGTTAAAATTGGCGGCGCTTTTGCTAATTCCTTAACGTCTACACTCGCGCATGACCAGATTTCAGCCCGTGTCGATGAGGGAAATATCGAATAAAATGCGATAATTAATAACAATTTATAATTCATAGTAGACCACCGTGTTTTTAAGTAAAGAATATGCTAATCTATGTTCTCGATACTATATTCGGCCAAAATGGATTGATTGTTGCGTATGGGTGTTAGCCAAAAAGAGCTCGAGGAGCTCGAAAGACAAGATACAGACAAGCCCACGCTCTGGGCCTTTTTTCTTTATGAATTTTTTAAATGGAGCGGTTTTATTCTGACACTCCTGATCGTGATTAGTTTAATTTACTCTTTCTGCAAAAAATTTTGGGGCCTAATTTTTGGCGGATAGCACCTGGTCCAAGGGTAAATTACGTTCCAGTCGAAGACGTTTTTCTTCGATCATCAAAATAATTAATGCAATCCAAGACAAATTTGCTAACAGTAAATGTAGCATTTTCATCCACGTTGGTGACAATAAAAGCAATGTGGTCAATCCAAAAACTATATTTCCAGAAATAAAAAACCACGCTCGGCCTCGTATCCGCGGCGAGATATTCTGATCGAGATATTTTATCCACGACCTGACTAAGCCCCAAACAATCAAGGCCAGCACCGGGTGTAAGATTCTGACACGCACGAGCACGTGGCTAGTTGTGTCAAAATCTGCCATAATTCCTGACAGTAGTGACGAGCTAGGAAAGAGTGTACTGGCCAATGCGGCCCATGAACCTGTCACAGCTAATAAAACAAATCCAACAATAGAACTCTTTGCCTTCCCCGCTGGAAGTAATTCGGAAATGTGATTGAATTTAGTACTAAGCTTACTTAACTTGGCAATACTGGTAAGCACGGCAAGTAAAACTAAAGTATTTGTAAGATGTAGACCAATGACTATCACTCTACGTAGCGAGGCATCATCAGCAACGAGACGGGCCAGTACAAGTTGTGCCCCTAAAAATCCCTCTAAAACTGTAAAGCACAGACAACACAAAGCTAATTTGCGGATAATATTTTTTGCTGGGAATAGCTTGAAGGCAAAAAAAACTAAGCAGATTACGCCAACACCAAAAAGGCCAGATTTGATACGATGTC
Above is a window of bacterium DNA encoding:
- a CDS encoding COX15/CtaA family protein, with the translated sequence MEEPSSNKSVAQFSIFAWSLTAYAVIVILWGAFVRISGSGDGCGEHWPLCHGELIPYQELRETLKTWIEFGHRIKSGLFGVGVICLVFFAFKLFPAKNIIRKLALCCLCFTVLEGFLGAQLVLARLVADDASLRRVIVIGLHLTNTLVLLAVLTSIAKLSKLSTKFNHISELLPAGKAKSSIVGFVLLAVTGSWAALASTLFPSSSLLSGIMADFDTTSHVLVRVRILHPVLALIVWGLVRSWIKYLDQNISPRIRGRAWFFISGNIVFGLTTLLLLSPTWMKMLHLLLANLSWIALIILMIEEKRLRLERNLPLDQVLSAKN
- a CDS encoding ABC transporter permease; the protein is MNSNEFFSQTTDLNQQVVHLHGAWNLKNAAALTQTLKGTKLSSVLIDAQNLETLDTAGALLLRRHFPDAELKNFTASSRALIELVAAAEKRDDRSKLGEERRFLGRLGKAAEDLAADTQRFLAFFGETVVNFVRTGLTPLRFRYKELFVQLEHVCVRALPIVALMMLLIGVVIAYLFAGQIERYGANIFIVDGVAISLCRELSPVLVAIIVAGRSGSAFTAQIGTMKLNEEIDAMRTLGLSPFRVLIFPRLFALMISLPLLVFIGDIVGLIGGIAVSEAKLGISPYTFVDRLQVRLPIRSFLVGIFKAPVFAAFIALIACRRGLMVEGNAQSVGINTTATVVESLMAVILLDALFAVVFVELGI
- a CDS encoding membrane integrity-associated transporter subunit PqiC, translating into MRSTLALISKTSLIFCCLIIFCGCSSSLLGKTHEERLYRLATIKETTDRSQSNQAHDIILIISDATTSPSLSSQKILTQQSEQEEGSYQYARWVESPAKQLIGLVTNYLEQNNRVKAITTEAVLARGDYMLALEVQRFHHLLYTSPSKISVKVRAQLVNLKTHSIVSSKSFNLEEEVKSKSSKYAVEAFQTAVDKLVPQIWLWVSEVT
- a CDS encoding MCE family protein; its protein translation is MDAEARYTLIGAVVITLSVFLTAFGFWLGTNKPESEYNFYTVYFRNQTLDGLQKNSDLTMKGIKVGSVEDFSILDNDVERVRVLVRVLRGIPIKQGAEAVIRRNFLTGLAYIDIRNAKQDASILTERLPGERHPIIAEGRTGLDEIADTIPDLVKDLRRFVSEVLSEENRDSIRLTLANIKEFSEALNKK
- a CDS encoding ATP-binding cassette domain-containing protein, which produces MTKIGLSTQQEVVLTVDEVHTNFGETQVHRGISFAVQRGSIVSLIGGSGCGKSTLLREIIGLHKPTSGSIRLFDVDVYQASEDEVDALRRRFGVLFQHGALFSGLTVLQNVLVPFWEQFPLEQNIAEQIALLRLELAGLKASDGSKMPSELSGGMRKRAALARALALEPEFLFLDEPTSGLDPINARAFDKLIYTLSRSLGLTVMIVTHDLDSIISISDRVIVLDQGVVVADGSVSAVMQDRHPWIQEYFSSRQIEQHAKRIS